One Plectropomus leopardus isolate mb unplaced genomic scaffold, YSFRI_Pleo_2.0 unplaced_scaffold15213, whole genome shotgun sequence genomic window, CCCTCTCTCCCCTTATCCTACGAGCCAGCTGGATGTCTTTGGGCATGATGGTGACACGCTTGGCGTGGATGGCGCACAGGTTGGTGTCCTCAAACAGACCCACCAGGTAAGCCTCACTGGCTTCCtgttagacaaaaaaacagaaattacaacCATGACAACTACCGTTTCTTTTTACCACAATATGCTCCACCAACACTACGACTCAATAATGAATAGGTAGAGTTTGTTTTGAGTTCAGTTTGAGTTTGAATAATAGAGTTTGTTTTACCTGAAGAGCACCGATGGCAGCGCTCTGGAAACGCAGGTCGGTCTTGAAATCCTGCGCGATTTCTCTCACCAGACGCTGGAAGGGCAGCTTGCGGATGAGCAGCTCGGTGGACTTCTGATAACGACGGATCTCCCTCAGAGCCACAGTTCCAGGCCtacacaacaaaaatattttaatttatttaccaaATTCATAAACTCTAATTGCATTGCATTACTACTTATCATGGCAACTTTAGACACAACTACTGCATGCTACAACGCACGAAATACAAGTGCTTCACCTGTAACGATGGGGCTTCTTCACTCCTCCCGTGGACGGCGCGCTCTTCCTGGCTGCCTTGGTAGCGAGTTGCTTCCTTGGCGCCTTTCCTCCGGTAGATTTACGGGCAGTCTGCTTGGTACGGGCCATTTTGCTattaagaaaatagaaaaactttTCATACTAATTTCGAAACATTGGTTTCACCAAATCGTACGGATACGGTTTGAACAACCTAGCGTAGCTGCTAGCGCCCAAGCTAATAAAGCTAGCAAACAAGCTAATATAGCTCCCCTCCCCCCAGGTTGCAACCGCTGGGAGGCGTCTGGTTAGCACCGGCAACGTCTTTAAGCTCTATCGACGGTAATACCAAgctaaacataaaa contains:
- the LOC121964319 gene encoding histone H3.3A — its product is MARTKQTARKSTGGKAPRKQLATKAARKSAPSTGGVKKPHRYRPGTVALREIRRYQKSTELLIRKLPFQRLVREIAQDFKTDLRFQSAAIGALQEASEAYLVGLFEDTNLCAIHAKRVTIMPKDIQLARRIRGERA